The Fusarium verticillioides 7600 chromosome 8, whole genome shotgun sequence genomic interval TCACCATTGCCCATTTACCGCGCTACAAAGGACACACGCAACACATTGTTGTGGCAGCCATCTGAGAAGTCACTCAAGAACGTCGAGCtcgatgaggctggtaaACTTGCTGCTTTCCGAGAACGCTACGGCCGTGCCTACGATGCTTCTCATGCTGAGGAGGGTGAAGGTGCTGCCGAGACAGCTGATGAAGGTTATGCGGACCTTATCACCGGATATGCGCCAACACAAGATGCGAACGCTATGAGGGATTCAGGACCTAAGAAGCAGGCTAAGAAAAGAAAGTAAATAAGGAAATAGTGTTGTCGAGAGGAGGAACAGCTACCACAAAAACCACAAGCCCGTGGGGGTGAAAATGAGTCTTGTATAAATTACTATTGAGGACATCCGAGAATTGGGAGCATGAGGTGGGTGGGGGCGGTTCGATATGTACAACAGCTATAAAGCCCCCAAGGCTTGTAAGATATAAAAAACACGTGTCTACCCCATCGCTACCAGATAGAACCGCCAAGATGCGTTGGAGAAACCGACGCTTGGTCCATCTAGTCCGAGTCTTCGTCTATCCTCGCCCGAGCGCGGTCAACCGCAGTATCGCCTCCcttttgctgctgttgctggtatACTGGTGGTCTGTAAAATACTGACTCGTCGTCTTCAGCGTCAAGTTGCATCAAGAATGTCTCCCACTTCTCGATAAGCTGTAACATGTTAGCACGCTTCTTATCTTCACTGCTTTCACTGTACTCGCCTCCTTTTGCGCCTCAACTGCGCTTTCAAGGAATGTCTCAACACCACTCTTGAAGTCTTCcaccttctccttctcaaatCGATCAAGCTCGCTTCTCATCAACCGGCCCATATCCTCGAAAAGAAGCCTGGCCTGGTGAACCTTGCGCTCTGACTCGCCAACTTCAGCGCTCATTTGGTTGAGTCGGTCTTGCTGACTCTTTCCTTGTCTCAAAAGCTTGTCCTGTgtagccttcttcttctgtagTTCCGACTCCGCAGCATGCCATGAATAGAACGCCTTTTGTCGCTGGCCAAATGCCTGCTTGACTGACCCGATGAGGCGAATGTACTCCTCGAGAATAATGCCGAATGTCAGAACATCCTGCTGGGCCTGGCGGTCATACACATCTCGAATAGTAAGCTGGAGCTCGGAAAGAGCATCAAGGGGGCCTGATAGTGAGGGTGACAATTCAACGGTGGAGAGTGCGTGGAGGGAAGCTGAGAAGTCACCAGCTGCCTCGGCCATCATCTTACGTTGGCTAACCATGGTCTCCATAGCCTTGAGAAGTCCCTTGAGCTGAttctcgagagcatcgagGTAGACCTTGCGATCATGGAACCAGTCATCCTGTTCCACAAACTTGTTTCCGCCTCCAACGTTGATACCCAGAGACCCAAGCACACCCTTGCTCTCGGTAGGAATGGGCTCCCGCCTCTCCTTGTGCTTGACGTCCACATTGAAAGTTTCGCTTTCCAAAAAAAGCTTCAGATCGGGATCGTGCTGGAGCGTAGGGTGTATCGCGGTCTTGTTAAGCATCTTTTCAAGAGCAGCTCGTCGGCTCTCTACAAAATTGCTGTCGAAGCGACCGACAGCCTGCTTCTCAGGAGGAGGTGGAACCACAATTCCAGGGTTGTTGCCATGGAGAGTCGTGTAAAGCCAGAGAAAATCGCGATATCGGCGCTTGACTTCGAACTCGGGCTGTTTATATCCCTTGGAAGTGGTCTGTTTCTCCGCGTAAGTGCTTGATTGAGTTAATTGGACGCCGGCGCTTCATACCTTGGTTCGAACGGAATAGACAATGTGGGAACTTGTCAGGTCGCCAACTTTGTGAGGATCTCCAACCGTAATCTGGAACGTGGGCTTGGCAGCTTGCTCAACACTAACGCTCGGCTGATTGCTGCTCCTGACGGCACTGGGCTGGGCAGCCTCAACGGGAGGAGGTGCGCGAGGAGCCTTTGACCCAtcgttctcgtcatcgtcgaTATGGTGAGGATCCGCAGgtcgtcgctgctgctggggctGCGGCATGGTGGTACGAATCACCATCTGCTCCTTTTGCGGAGGCACCGGAGGGGCATCCTGGGCAGAGCCATTGTCTTCGGTGGCGGCGCCGAGAGGACCGAGAGGATCATCGACAGCTTCGAGACGTGTGGGTTGAGCGACCAGCCGACGTGGTCCTCTTGATGGACGAGGGGCCGACGAGGAAGCCGAGGGAGCTGGGTTGGACGATTGCGAGGCCGCGGCTTCAGGCTGCGATGCCTGTTGCGATGCGGCCTGTGATGAGTCGGCCCAAGGCGATTCTTCGACGTCCATTTCTAATTAATGCGATCGCGAGACGCTACCTCTGTTGGGATTCAAAGtggtcgaggttgatatgTAGAATGggcttgagatggaggtaGAGGTTGGAAGCTTGGGGAGCATGCCTCCACAGGCGGACGTCAGCGGAGACGGCCCCACTCTTCCCCGTAAGGCAGGTACGTATTGTTATATCAAccatctcagcttcaaattAGACGCCTTCAAAGACTACCTTACCATAGAATACTCAGATATGCAATCAGTGATTGAATATGGTCATACGTCCGCAGTATTTGGTGGTTATTACTCAGAATTCTATTACTACAGGACATCCATGCTCTGTTGCAAAGAATGACATCAGCCCCAATACGATTTCCTGTGGACTGCTCTCTATTCCGGCTTGTTCACTGAAACCAGTCTCTTTATTTAATCTCGAAATTCGGAATCATCCTGCCCTTGCTGAATATTCTCAATACCTGTGATCATGAACTCTATACGAAGGTAGCCCATTGCGCCTCTCCTGATCGTCTGGCCCAGTTTCATCGTCGACTATTTGCGAGGTCTCGCCGTCGGCCCCAAATCTATTCCAAAATTAGCGGCAAATTGTTGCCTTCGCCGTTTCTCGCGAGCAACTGGGTCGACTGCCTCCCGCTCCTAACGTTCGGGGTCGTAACAGCCGCCTACAATTACCAAGTTCATCCGTGTAAACTTGACCTTCATCACTggtgtcttcttcgtcggGAACGCGCTGATCTGATCAGGTGTGATCATCAcctccttgttctttttcttatgAGTTCCGGTGGTGCCGCTGGTACCCGCTGGTCCTGATGTTGCGGCTGTAAGGCGAGAAGCCTCACCAGCAGGGCCTCCTGCGCTTGTGCCATCGACCCCTGTTGCCGCCGTATCGAGGCCTGTCTGTTGCTGACTCGCCTTTTGGGGATCAGAGGGCAGCTCGACATCCCAGAGTCGGACTGTGCCATCTTGACCACCAGAAGCAAGCACGTTGGATTCAACGCTGAAGCTGAGTGACCAAATTCCGCCCTTACCATGGCCACGCGACCGCTTGATGCGTGTTCCTTTCGCAAGGTCCCAAAAGAAGATGTTACCTGCACAATCGGCACTTGCTAGGATCTTGCCATTTGGCGCGCATTCCAAGGCGGTGATGTATTCGTTGTGGCCTGTGAACACGCGGACACAACCGCCAGTTACGACAGACCACATACGGATCGACTTATCAGTCTCGTCAGAGGCGGAGAAGACATAGAGGCCATTAGGATGCCATGCAAGCGCTGAGATGGACGTGTCATGCCCAACCAACAATCGTTGAGGGGAAGCATGATCTTGCATCCACAGTCGAACAGCTTTGTCGTATCCTCCACTGATGAAATAGTGTCCGTGGGGACCCCAGAGTGTCCTGAAAGCAGGTCCATCGTGGGACTTGTATAGACATAGGCAACTCCAAGACTCTAGTGACCACAGACGAATCTGGCCATCTGCAGATGCAGATAGTAGCAGCTTCGGTCGCGTGTCCAGGGCAGGATTCGACTTTCCTTCGTCACCAAAGAGCTTCTGCGGAGGGCCAGAAGCAGCATCGGAGAAGGACACATCGTAAACAGGCCCAGAATGTCCGATTAATTTGCGGCTGTTGAACTTCGCTTCTTTCTCGTGCGCGTTCATCGTGGGTAAGGCTTTACCATCCAGCGACCAAACGCGAATGTAAGATTCCGTGGTACCAGCTGCCACTAATTGTCCATCGTTGGAGAAGTCCATACAGGCAACACTGCAGTTTGTCAGTATCAGCCGTTCCTCGAGGGCTATCAAAACTCACCTTCCAAGCGTGTTATGGAATGTAAACATGCATGCGCTGATGGGGACTCCCACGCCTCCCGTCGCACCATCGATCTTGAATCGGTCGCGATTCTCTCGAAGCTTTTGCATTTCCAGCATGATGTCCCTTGGCCTCGAGGGTGGTAAGGGTAACTCTGCTCTGCTTGGTGCATCTGCACTCTCCTCACGCTTGATTTTTTGGTCGAACTCATCCACTAGCGACGATTTCCCGGGAGGTGGCGGAATtcgtcgctcttcttcctcaagctcagctcgCACATCGTCGCGCAGGTCGGCATCCATAGGTAGTGGTCCAAGCTTCAGGGGAGCAGTTGGGTCGAGAACGTCCTTGTTCGACAAGCCAATATTGACGCCCGGAATACCTTCATTGGTGTCCACGCTCTCTATCTCCAtgtttcttgaccttctgtAAACAGCTTCGAAACTGAAAGGGGTTATAGGTCCACGAGCTGTAGAATCAATCTGGCAGTAGGTTGCCAGGACTTGGCGAATCACGGAACCACCCTGGTCCGACTCGCGCTCCAGAAAGTTGAAAAGATCACCGCTGGCATGTTGGTTCAGAGGAATTCGGTACTTGTTTTCCCGATACAGCTTTGTCATGGGGTTCTCGTTGATGTGTTGTGGTAGTGTGATGGtaccaagggtcttgagatcaTCTGCGTGTACTGGCTGGAAGTTAGGACCGATATCTCTAAGGAAAGCCTTCGCATCTTCAGTGTAGGCATGTTGGACAAGTTCTAGGAAAGAATAGACGAAGACGGGCCACAGCAGCTTTGACAGTTCGAACTGGGGTTGTCAGCAAAGGAAACAGCGGGGGGCGATCATGGCATACCTTGTATATGTCCAAGTTGTTCTCGACCCATTCGCGTAGTAGTCCAAAGGCTCGTTGGTACTTTTTGGGGCCGAGGTTGGCCAGTTGATAGATAGGCTTGCCGTCAGGGCCGAGATGTTTCGATTCCTGACGAAACACCTCTTCGGTTCGGTTGAAACCCCTCTTGAGCAAGTAGTCTGTAACCTGTTCTTGGGCTTTAGCAATCATATATTCCGATGGATCTTTCATTATAATTATGGTGCGTGAGCTGATCAAATATTTGGGTGTgtaatggatggatgatggtcTGCGTTACTGtggctcaagatcaagagaagTTGAGATAAGCACCTTGGACAAGTTACATAGAGACAATGTGCAATGGCCGATGCTTTATATGTGTTGTCATGGAGAGTGCTAAGAGGCACTGGCAAGAGATGATATAATGGTCGCTGTTATGTTGGTGGTGTGATGGTATGAGACAACCATGGAGATtcatcaaacaaacaagtAGAAAGTAACTTACAATCTGGTTGAGATTCTGATTCGACATTGGGCCTCCAGATGAGCCACTCTGGCCCGTCGCTGCGGCTGC includes:
- a CDS encoding transcription initiation factor TFIID subunit 5, which encodes MSGPAQTPGAPQAPGYQGPAPTPPAPTHATAAAATGQSGSSGGPMSNQNLNQIVTDYLLKRGFNRTEEVFRQESKHLGPDGKPIYQLANLGPKKYQRAFGLLREWVENNLDIYKFELSKLLWPVFVYSFLELVQHAYTEDAKAFLRDIGPNFQPVHADDLKTLGTITLPQHINENPMTKLYRENKYRIPLNQHASGDLFNFLERESDQGGSVIRQVLATYCQIDSTARGPITPFSFEAVYRRSRNMEIESVDTNEGIPGVNIGLSNKDVLDPTAPLKLGPLPMDADLRDDVRAELEEEERRIPPPPGKSSLVDEFDQKIKREESADAPSRAELPLPPSRPRDIMLEMQKLRENRDRFKIDGATGGVGVPISACMFTFHNTLGSVACMDFSNDGQLVAAGTTESYIRVWSLDGKALPTMNAHEKEAKFNSRKLIGHSGPVYDVSFSDAASGPPQKLFGDEGKSNPALDTRPKLLLSASADGQIRLWSLESWSCLCLYKSHDGPAFRTLWGPHGHYFISGGYDKAVRLWMQDHASPQRLLVGHDTSISALAWHPNGLYVFSASDETDKSIRMWSVVTGGCVRVFTGHNEYITALECAPNGKILASADCAGNIFFWDLAKGTRIKRSRGHGKGGIWSLSFSVESNVLASGGQDGTVRLWDVELPSDPQKASQQQTGLDTAATGVDGTSAGGPAGEASRLTAATSGPAGTSGTTGTHKKKNKEVMITPDQISAFPTKKTPVMKVKFTRMNLVIVGGCYDPER